One window of Salminus brasiliensis chromosome 16, fSalBra1.hap2, whole genome shotgun sequence genomic DNA carries:
- the orai1b gene encoding calcium release-activated calcium channel protein 1: MSSEHSLQALTWRKLYLSRAKLKASSRTSALLSGFAMVAMVEVQLDTSHDYPPGLLIAFSACTTVLVAVHLFALMISTCILPNIEAVSNVHNLNAVRESPHERMQRHIELAWAFSTVIGTLLFLAEVVLLCWVKFLPVRPRQQKNGTMPAGVAAAITSTSIMVPFGLIFIVFAVHFYRSLVSHKTDRQFQELEELEDLQNELDQRGDASVLHSPTSQ, translated from the exons ATGAGCAGTGAGCACTCCCTGCAGGCTCTGACCTGGAGGAAGCTCTACCTGAGCAGGGCGAAGCTGAAAGCGTCCAGCAGGACATCAGCTCTGCTGTCAGGGTTCGCCATG GTGGCGATGGTGGAGGTCCAGCTGGACACCAGTCATGACTACCCACCGGGTCTGCTGATCGCCTTCAGCGCATGCACCACCGTGCTGGTGGCCGTTCACCTGTTCGCTTTGATGATCAGCACCTGCATCCTGCCCAACATCGAGGCGGTCAGTAACGTCCACAACCTGAACGCGGTGCGCGAGTCTCCTCACGAGCGGATGCAGCGGCACATCGAGCTGGCCTGGGCCTTCTCCACCGTCATCGGCACGTTGCTGTTCCTGGCGGAGGTGGTGCTGCTGTGCTGGGTGAAGTTCTTGCCCGTCCGGCCGCGGCAGCAGAAGAACGGTACCATGCCCGCCGGGGTGGCCGCCGCCAtcacctccacctccatcatGGTGCCGTTCGGCCTTATCTTCATAGTCTTCGCCGTCCACTTCTACCGCTCGCTGGTCAGCCACAAAACCGACCGGCAGTTccaggagctggaggagctggaggaccTCCAGAACGAACTGGACCAGAGGGGAGACGCCTCGGTCCTGCATTCTCCGACCTCACAGTAA